In Bacillus thuringiensis, the DNA window CGAGTGAAAATTGTGATAAGGAATCTGTATAAAAACTTAAAGGGGTGTACACATGCATAAAGAATATGAAATTGAAGAGTATACGGCGATTGAGGAACAAATACATTATTATTGTAAATGTTTATTAGTAAGTCATCCTGATCAAATTATAAAGTATTTAGAAAAAAGGTTAGAAAAATATGCAGAAACATTACAATATGCACATTTATATCCCGATACAGTGATTTTACCGTTACAGCAATTAGTTATCGAATATTCTTTAGATGTTGCTAGAATTAGGAAATATATGAATTTAAAAACGTAAAGTAAAATATATAATTTAAATGAAACAGAGTCGACTTTAAGAAATGATATTCTAATGTCGACTCTGTTTCATTGTTTGATATTGTTGACGGAAAATACATACTAATCAATGAAGTTTGACATATAATTACGCAAGAGTAAAATAAAAGTGAGTACTCACTCATTTAAAAAAAGGGGGAAGAATACGTGCAGCAACCTTCAATTACTTTACGCACTGTATCGAAAAGCTTTGGGAAAAAAGAAGTTTTACACAATCTTTCGTTGCAAGTTGAACCTGCAGAGATATTTGGTTTAGTTGGGCCTTCAGGTTCAGGGAAAACGACGCTTATTAAATTGATTGCAGGTATTAATGAGGCAACAGAAGGTGAAGTACTTGTTTACAATACGAACATGCCTAATTTAAATGAAATGAAAAGAATTGGTTATATGGCTCAGGCTGATGCATTATACGAAGAGCTATCAGCATATGAAAATGCAGATTTTATTGCAACGATGTATGGATTAAAGGGAAAGCATAAAAAAGAAAGAATTGAAGAGGTTTTTGACCTTGTACAATTATCACAACATATGAGAAAGCAAGTACAGCATTTTTCAGGTGGTATGAAGAAGCGTTTATCATTAGCGATAGCACTCATTCATGAACCTGAAATATTAATTTTAGATGAGCCAACAGTGGGGATAGATCCGCTTCTTAGAAAAACGATCTGGGAAAAATTTTATGATCTTAAAAAGAAAGGCAATACCATTATTGTAACAACGCACATTATGGATGAAGCTGAATTTTGTGAGCGTCTAGGGTTGATTAGAGAAGGAAAGTTAGTTGCGACTGGAACGCCTGAAGAATTGAAAAAACGGGTATCATCAGGACGGATTGAAGATGTCTTTTTGTTGGAAGAGGTGGCCCTATCATGAGAGTTACTGGTGTAATCATTCGTATTATTCGCCAATTTTTTCGAGATAAGCGTTCGTTAGCCATGATGTTTGGAGCACCTATGTTATTACTTTGGTTATTATCGCTAGTGTTTACACAAAAAGACTATGTACCGCATATCGCGGTTGTTGATATGCCAGCTCAGGTAGTAAAAGTGATGAAAAATCAGGAAGCGTCAATTTATGAATATAGTAAAGAAAAGGCAATGTCTGAGCTAGAAAATCAAAAGGTAGATGCAGTAATTCGTTTAGAAAATGGAAAAATGAATATTGTATTAGAAGGTAGTGATTCGTCAAAAAATCGTGCTGTGCTCCAAATATTACAAAAAAGTACAGAGAAGAACGATGTATCGATAATGAAACCTGAAGTGAATTATTTACATGGCTCTAAAGACTTTACAATGTTTGATGGGCTTGGTCCTGTATTAATCGGTTTCTTTACATTTTTCTTTGTATTCATTTTATCTGGGGTGTCTTTTGTAAGAGAACGTTTAAGTGGTACTTTAGAAAGGTTATTATCAACTCCGATAAGAAGATGGGAAATAGTTGTAGGATATATTGTTGGTTTTGGGATCTTTGCATTTATACAATCCATTATTATCGTAAATTTTTCAGTTTATATTTTAGACCTATATGTAGCTGGCTCCATATGGCTAACGCTACTTATTACATGTATGCTTTCTTTAACTGCTTTAACTTTAGGGACGTTTTTATCTGCATACGCAAATAATGAATTTCAAATG includes these proteins:
- a CDS encoding ABC transporter ATP-binding protein gives rise to the protein MQQPSITLRTVSKSFGKKEVLHNLSLQVEPAEIFGLVGPSGSGKTTLIKLIAGINEATEGEVLVYNTNMPNLNEMKRIGYMAQADALYEELSAYENADFIATMYGLKGKHKKERIEEVFDLVQLSQHMRKQVQHFSGGMKKRLSLAIALIHEPEILILDEPTVGIDPLLRKTIWEKFYDLKKKGNTIIVTTHIMDEAEFCERLGLIREGKLVATGTPEELKKRVSSGRIEDVFLLEEVALS
- a CDS encoding ABC transporter permease, whose product is MRVTGVIIRIIRQFFRDKRSLAMMFGAPMLLLWLLSLVFTQKDYVPHIAVVDMPAQVVKVMKNQEASIYEYSKEKAMSELENQKVDAVIRLENGKMNIVLEGSDSSKNRAVLQILQKSTEKNDVSIMKPEVNYLHGSKDFTMFDGLGPVLIGFFTFFFVFILSGVSFVRERLSGTLERLLSTPIRRWEIVVGYIVGFGIFAFIQSIIIVNFSVYILDLYVAGSIWLTLLITCMLSLTALTLGTFLSAYANNEFQMIQFIPLVIVPQIFFSGLFPIESMNKWLQMLGKLFPLTYGADAMRQVMIRNQGFTEIALDLTVLLLFSLLFAVGNVFALKKHRKI